Proteins encoded within one genomic window of Ailuropoda melanoleuca isolate Jingjing chromosome 16, ASM200744v2, whole genome shotgun sequence:
- the AP2A2 gene encoding AP-2 complex subunit alpha-2 isoform X6, with the protein MRRYSLSTSLCEKKGGKGHSSKTIRKNLVTGTRMRCSSDRRLCLQPHRFLLASYSSGDKALDGYSKKKYVCKLLFIFLLGHDIDFGHMEAVNLLSSNRYTEKQIGYLFISVLVNSNSELIRLINNAIKNDLASRNPTFMGLALHCIANVGSREMAEAFAGEIPKILVAGDTMDSVKQSAALCLLRLYRTSPDLVPMGDWTSRVVHLLNDQHLGVVTAATSLITTLAQKNPEEFKTSVSLAVSRLSRIVTSASTDLQDYTYYFVPAPWLSVKLLRLLQCYPPPEDPAVRGRLTECLETILNKAQEPPKSKKVQHSNAKNAVLFEAISLIIHHDSEPNLLVRACNQLGQFLQHRETNLRYLALESMCTLASSEFSHEAVKTHIETVINALKTERDVSVRQRAVDLLYAMCDRSNAQQIVAEMLSYLETADYSIREEIVLKVAILAEKYAVDYTWYVDTILNLIRIAGDYVSEEVWYRVIQIVINRDDVQGYAAKTVFEALQAPACHENLVKVGGYILGEFGNLIAGDPRSSPLIQFNLLHSKFHLCSVPTRALLLSTYIKFVNLFPEVKTTIQDVLRSDSQLKNADVELQQRAVEYLRLSTVASTDILATVLEEMPPFPERESSILAKLKKKKGPSTVTDLEEAKRERSADVNGGPEPAPASAASTPSPSADLLGLGAAPPAPAGPPPSSGGLLVDVFSDSPSAVAPLAPGSEDNFARFVCKNNGVLFENQLLQIGLKSEFRQNLGRMFIFYGNKTSTQFLNFTPTLICSDDLQTNILVSRFLCPRQNVPGLAQLGHDSPVLTWPP; encoded by the exons GTGACAAGGCTCTTGATggctatagtaaaaaaaaatacgtcTGCAAGTTGCTCTTCATCTTTCTCCTGGGTCATGACATTGACTTTGGGCACATGGAGGCCGTGAACCTGCTCAGCTCCAACAGATACACGGAGAAGCAGATC GGCTACCTCTTCATCTCTGTGCTGGTGAACTCCAACAGTGAGCTGATCCGGCTCATCAACAACGCCATCAAGAATGACCTGGCCAGTCGGAACCCCACCTTCATGGGTCTGGCCCTGCACTGCATTGCCAATGTGGGCAGCCGCGAGATGGCCGAGGCCTTCGCTGGGGAGATTCCAAAAATCCTCGTAGCTGG GGATACCATGGACAGCGTGAAGCAGAGTGCTGCCCTGTGTTTGCTGCGCTTGTACAGAACGTCTCCTGATCTCGTCCCCATGGGGGACTGGACGTCCCGAGTGGTGCATCTTCTCAATGACCAGCATTTG GGTGTGGTGACCGCCGCCACCAGCCTCATCACCACCTTGGCACAGAAGAATCCTGAGGAGTTCAAGACCTCTGTCTCCCTGGCCGTTTCCAGATTAAGCAGG ATCGTGACGTCTGCATCCACAGACCTTCAGGATTATACCTACTATTTTGTCCCGGCTCCCTGGCTGTCTGTAAAACTCCTGAGGTTGCTACAGTGCTATCCGCCCCCAG AAGACCCTGCAGTGCGAGGTCGCCTCACCGAGTGCCTGGAGACGATTTTGAACAAAGCCCAGGAACCACCAAAGTCAAAAAAAGTGCAGCATTCCAATGCCAAGAACGCCGTGCTCTTCGAGGCCATCAGTCTGATCATTCACCACGATAG TGAGCCAAACCTGCTCGTCCGCGCCTGTAACCAGCTGGGCCAGTTCCTACAGCACCGGGAGACCAACCTGCGCTATCTGGCCCTGGAGAGCATGTGCACGCTGGCCAGCTCCGAGTTCTCCCACGAGGCAGTCAAGACGCACATCGAGACAGTCATCAACGCTCTGAAG ACGGAACGAGACGTGAGTGTGCGGCAGCGGGCCGTGGACCTCCTCTACGCCATGTGTGACCGCAGCAACGCCCAGCAGATTGTGGCTGAGATGCTGAGCTACCTGGAGACGGCCGATTACTCCATCCGAGAAGAGATT GTGCTGAAGGTCGCCATCTTGGCGGAGAAGTATGCCGTGGACTACACGTGGTACGTGGACACCATCCTGAACCTGATCCGGATTGCCGGTGACTATGTGAGCGAAGAGGTGTGGTACCGTGTCATTCAGATCGTCATCAACCGGGACGATGTGCAGGGCTATGCTGCCAAGACGGTGTTCGAG GCTCTTCAGGCCCCGGCGTGCCATGAGAACCTGGTCAAAGTGGGTGGCTACATCCTGGGGGAGTTTGGAAACTTGATAGCCGGGGACCCGAGATCCAG CCCCCTGATCCAGTTCAACCTGCTGCACTCCAAGTTCCACCTGTGCAGCGTCCCCACCAGGGCGCTGCTCTTGTCCACCTACATCAAGTTTGTGAACCTCTTTCCGGAGGTGAAGACCACCATTCAGGATGTGCTGCGCAGCGACAGCCAGCTGAAGAACGCGGACGTGGAGCTGCAGCAGCGGGCTGTGGAGTACCTGAGGCTCAGCACGGTTGCCAGCACCGACATCCTG GCAACTGTCCTGGAGGAGATGCCACCGTTTCCAGAGCGCGAGTCTTCCATCCTGGCCAAGCTCAAGAAGAAGAAGGGCCCGAGCACGGTGACGGACCTGGAGGAGGCCAAGCGGGAGAGGAGCGCCGATGTCAACGGGGGCCCTGAGCCTGCCCCGGCCAGTGCCGCG TCCACGCCTTCTCCATCGGCAGACCTCCTGGGTCTGGGggctgcaccccctgcccccgcaggccccccaccctcctctggcGGGCTGCTCGTGGATGTGTTCTCAGACTCACCCTCTGCAGTTGCGCCACTGGCTCCCGGCTCCGAAGACAACTTTGCCAG GTTCGTCTGTAAAAATAATGGTGTGCTGTTTGAAAACCAGCTGCTTCAAATCGGACTGAAGTCTGAATTCCGGCAGAATTTGG GTCGGATGTTTATATTTTATGGAAATAAGACCTCCACACAGTTCTTAAATTTCACTCCAACACTGATCTGTTCGGATGACCTTCAGACGAATATCCTTGTCTCTCGTTTTCTGTGCCCCCGGCAG
- the AP2A2 gene encoding AP-2 complex subunit alpha-2 isoform X7 produces MRRYSLSTSLCEKKGGKGHSSKTIRKNLVTGTRMRCSSDRRLCLQPHRFLLASYSSGDKALDGYSKKKYVCKLLFIFLLGHDIDFGHMEAVNLLSSNRYTEKQIGYLFISVLVNSNSELIRLINNAIKNDLASRNPTFMGLALHCIANVGSREMAEAFAGEIPKILVAGDTMDSVKQSAALCLLRLYRTSPDLVPMGDWTSRVVHLLNDQHLGVVTAATSLITTLAQKNPEEFKTSVSLAVSRLSRIVTSASTDLQDYTYYFVPAPWLSVKLLRLLQCYPPPEDPAVRGRLTECLETILNKAQEPPKSKKVQHSNAKNAVLFEAISLIIHHDSEPNLLVRACNQLGQFLQHRETNLRYLALESMCTLASSEFSHEAVKTHIETVINALKTERDVSVRQRAVDLLYAMCDRSNAQQIVAEMLSYLETADYSIREEIVLKVAILAEKYAVDYTWYVDTILNLIRIAGDYVSEEVWYRVIQIVINRDDVQGYAAKTVFEALQAPACHENLVKVGGYILGEFGNLIAGDPRSSPLIQFNLLHSKFHLCSVPTRALLLSTYIKFVNLFPEVKTTIQDVLRSDSQLKNADVELQQRAVEYLRLSTVASTDILATVLEEMPPFPERESSILAKLKKKKGPSTVTDLEEAKRERSADVNGGPEPAPASAASTPSPSADLLGLGAAPPAPAGPPPSSGGLLVDVFSDSPSAVAPLAPGSEDNFARFVCKNNGVLFENQLLQIGLKSEFRQNLGRMFIFYGNKTSTQFLNFTPTLICSDDLQTNILVSRFLCPRQTPF; encoded by the exons GTGACAAGGCTCTTGATggctatagtaaaaaaaaatacgtcTGCAAGTTGCTCTTCATCTTTCTCCTGGGTCATGACATTGACTTTGGGCACATGGAGGCCGTGAACCTGCTCAGCTCCAACAGATACACGGAGAAGCAGATC GGCTACCTCTTCATCTCTGTGCTGGTGAACTCCAACAGTGAGCTGATCCGGCTCATCAACAACGCCATCAAGAATGACCTGGCCAGTCGGAACCCCACCTTCATGGGTCTGGCCCTGCACTGCATTGCCAATGTGGGCAGCCGCGAGATGGCCGAGGCCTTCGCTGGGGAGATTCCAAAAATCCTCGTAGCTGG GGATACCATGGACAGCGTGAAGCAGAGTGCTGCCCTGTGTTTGCTGCGCTTGTACAGAACGTCTCCTGATCTCGTCCCCATGGGGGACTGGACGTCCCGAGTGGTGCATCTTCTCAATGACCAGCATTTG GGTGTGGTGACCGCCGCCACCAGCCTCATCACCACCTTGGCACAGAAGAATCCTGAGGAGTTCAAGACCTCTGTCTCCCTGGCCGTTTCCAGATTAAGCAGG ATCGTGACGTCTGCATCCACAGACCTTCAGGATTATACCTACTATTTTGTCCCGGCTCCCTGGCTGTCTGTAAAACTCCTGAGGTTGCTACAGTGCTATCCGCCCCCAG AAGACCCTGCAGTGCGAGGTCGCCTCACCGAGTGCCTGGAGACGATTTTGAACAAAGCCCAGGAACCACCAAAGTCAAAAAAAGTGCAGCATTCCAATGCCAAGAACGCCGTGCTCTTCGAGGCCATCAGTCTGATCATTCACCACGATAG TGAGCCAAACCTGCTCGTCCGCGCCTGTAACCAGCTGGGCCAGTTCCTACAGCACCGGGAGACCAACCTGCGCTATCTGGCCCTGGAGAGCATGTGCACGCTGGCCAGCTCCGAGTTCTCCCACGAGGCAGTCAAGACGCACATCGAGACAGTCATCAACGCTCTGAAG ACGGAACGAGACGTGAGTGTGCGGCAGCGGGCCGTGGACCTCCTCTACGCCATGTGTGACCGCAGCAACGCCCAGCAGATTGTGGCTGAGATGCTGAGCTACCTGGAGACGGCCGATTACTCCATCCGAGAAGAGATT GTGCTGAAGGTCGCCATCTTGGCGGAGAAGTATGCCGTGGACTACACGTGGTACGTGGACACCATCCTGAACCTGATCCGGATTGCCGGTGACTATGTGAGCGAAGAGGTGTGGTACCGTGTCATTCAGATCGTCATCAACCGGGACGATGTGCAGGGCTATGCTGCCAAGACGGTGTTCGAG GCTCTTCAGGCCCCGGCGTGCCATGAGAACCTGGTCAAAGTGGGTGGCTACATCCTGGGGGAGTTTGGAAACTTGATAGCCGGGGACCCGAGATCCAG CCCCCTGATCCAGTTCAACCTGCTGCACTCCAAGTTCCACCTGTGCAGCGTCCCCACCAGGGCGCTGCTCTTGTCCACCTACATCAAGTTTGTGAACCTCTTTCCGGAGGTGAAGACCACCATTCAGGATGTGCTGCGCAGCGACAGCCAGCTGAAGAACGCGGACGTGGAGCTGCAGCAGCGGGCTGTGGAGTACCTGAGGCTCAGCACGGTTGCCAGCACCGACATCCTG GCAACTGTCCTGGAGGAGATGCCACCGTTTCCAGAGCGCGAGTCTTCCATCCTGGCCAAGCTCAAGAAGAAGAAGGGCCCGAGCACGGTGACGGACCTGGAGGAGGCCAAGCGGGAGAGGAGCGCCGATGTCAACGGGGGCCCTGAGCCTGCCCCGGCCAGTGCCGCG TCCACGCCTTCTCCATCGGCAGACCTCCTGGGTCTGGGggctgcaccccctgcccccgcaggccccccaccctcctctggcGGGCTGCTCGTGGATGTGTTCTCAGACTCACCCTCTGCAGTTGCGCCACTGGCTCCCGGCTCCGAAGACAACTTTGCCAG GTTCGTCTGTAAAAATAATGGTGTGCTGTTTGAAAACCAGCTGCTTCAAATCGGACTGAAGTCTGAATTCCGGCAGAATTTGG GTCGGATGTTTATATTTTATGGAAATAAGACCTCCACACAGTTCTTAAATTTCACTCCAACACTGATCTGTTCGGATGACCTTCAGACGAATATCCTTGTCTCTCGTTTTCTGTGCCCCCGGCAG